From Oxyura jamaicensis isolate SHBP4307 breed ruddy duck chromosome 26, BPBGC_Ojam_1.0, whole genome shotgun sequence:
CCCATTCAGCAGCACCAAAAGGCGCCAAGGCAGGTTTTGTGTTAAATACCCACTTAAACCTTTTTCTGAATCAAGCTAAAACACTGACTCTGGGCATGGGGAAGGTGGGGAGGGCTCCATTTCATCAGAGCTTGGATCAAGCCCAGGCGATTGCAGCCAGCTTCGCCGCAGAACTCATTTCACCCCATCTGTCTTTTCCTGCTgcccaaatgggtttgcagCAGCTTTGTAGAGGCACCTGAGATTGGGAGCACTGCAGCTTCCTCCAAGCAGGGATGGCTGCTCTCGACCTAGCTCGTTATTAAATTACATCCTGACCTGGTTAATCCATAGCTGATTAATTTGGGCTGTGTGGCTGGGTATCAGAAAGGTTTCATCTGTCTCATGGTGTGTACTCTATGTACCAGGTTCTCTGTTAAtctggtttatatatatatatatggtggAAAAAACAAATAGGAAGATGCGTGCAGGAAGGCTGGGCCAGGCAGGCCACCCTGCCTGATGTGTTGGGTTGAGGTAGTGAAGGATGCCTCTGTCCTGGACTGGGAATCCAGCTTGGGAATTTCCTCCTATGCATCATTTTCCATGGGGGTCTGGCCTGGCTTTGCAGCACATCATGAgggctggggaaactgaggcatggaaAAGGTTGCAGCCCATAGCAATTAGTGGCTGCCAGTTTAGGCCAAGCATTTCTTTGGTGGTGGGATTAAAAGGTTTAAATGTTGGGGCTCAGcctgagctgctgggcagcactTCCACAGCAGCGCTTGCTGGATGTCTGCCTGCCCCTTGGGGTCAAAGTTGCCCCTGGGATAAATCCCAGCAgatgccaggagctgctgccggGGGGATTAGTGGGACGGAAgtgcaggaggaggacagggcGCCCAGCTGTGGCTGTGGAAATCCTTGCGTGTGTAAAGTCTCTGCAACTGAATGTGAAGCAGAACTTTCCCATGGGGATGTGGCGGGTGCGTTGTGTAATTCTGCACCCATCAGCCTGCTTTGACCTCAGGGATGTTGCTGgtcacagcagcttttcctgCCAGAGCGGATTTCTCAGCCCAAGCGCAATCCAAACTATTGGCATCCTGTGGGTGGTTTGCATGCTTCAGGCTTCCCTCAGCCACAGATGCTGTGTGCATGGGTGTAGGATGTGACCCTCATTAGCACCAGGGagatttgagaaaaaataaaaaaataaaaataaaacaaccaaaaggaagtaatttttcaccccaaaacaccATCACCCTGTGTTTGAAGTCCTCCCAAAGCATGGGTTTGGAGGGCAGACAGGCACTGGCTGGGGCTGAATTTAGGTGCTGGGAATATTGCTTTAACTCCCTTCTAGTGGTAGATTCCCAGCAGGTGGGTACATATAAGCACCATAGTCTATAGGGGTGCAGAAGGGGATGTGCAAAATGATGAACCAGccctgaagagaaaaaaaaaataaaaataaaataaaaaaaaaatctgcatgatGTCATGTCCAAtttacagctgcagctgcagagggtTGGACCTGAGTATAAGATGCCCCAAGCCTGGGGGTCCCAGGCTCTCCTCCAGGACAGGGCACTTTAATGTGCTCATTAACGTCATGGGTGGAAAATATCTCTGAGGACAGTGGAGGGAGCTGGTGGGAGGGAAATCGAGGTGACCGGGTCCCTCAGGAGCAAAGGAGCATCACTGTGGAGNNNNNNNNNNNNNNNNNNNNNNNNNNNNNNNNNNNNNNNNNNNNNNNNNNNNNNNNNNNNNNNNNNNNNNNNNNNNNNNNNNNNNNNNNNNNNNNNNNNNaaaaaaaaaaaaaaaaaaaaaaaaaaaaaaactgagttaCTTCAGTGACTCACGCCATCCTGTCCGGTGACATTCCTTGGGGCCATTTATTTAGTTACTACTTGCTGCTCTAAGCCCTGTGGCGCTGGTGCCCCAGCCAGGTGTGTGGAAGGGGCTTGTCCCCGCTCTCCATAGTCCCTGCCGATGCCCTCTCCAGACCgtgctggctctgcctgctgctgccgcaGCTCCTGGACACGTCAGGGGGGACGGGGATGTCCCACGTGGTTGTGGCACTGTGGCCATCCCCTCCTGGAAGGGAGCCCACTGTACCTGCAACCACAGGCAAGAGGTAGGTGGGCATCTGGGGATGCTCCAACCCTTgggctctcccctccctcctcattttaatgctgtcaTTATAtattaacaacaaaacaacaacaaaaagccttaTTCCCTGCTGTAAACCTGTCTCTTCATGCCAGCAGTGTTCGGGTCCCTGGCCCCTCTCCACCTCCCTTCTAGGGACCGGCTCAGACCTCACCACGTCACGGACAAGACTTGTCCCCGCTGGACCAGCTGGAGCATTACTGGGGATTAAAGGTGGCATCCGCCAGAAGGGCACATCCCACCCCGGCCCACTCCACAATGAGTGGGTGGGGGAAGAAGGTGGGGGGCCAGgggcccctccagccccccttCCTGATGGACCCCTGGCTCTTTTCAGGGCAGAAAGGGTGCTTTTTCCCAGGGCAACATCGGGGCCAAGGCTCCAAACCACATCGGATCCTGCCAAAGCCCATCCCCAGTGTGCTGGGCTGCCAATTATACAGTGAACCAAATAGAGGAGAGCGTTCTAAATGACATTGCCTGCTTTATCCCAGCGGGACCTCTCAAGGGTATggctggacttttttttttttttttttttttttctacttcccCTACACATCCCTATGTGTGTTTAATAACTCTCTTCCCAGATGCAGAGAGCATTGGCACTTCCATGCCCTGCGTGGGTAAGTCCCCATAGGTGATGGCATGGGGGGTCTATGAaacaaattgtttcttttctcatcgAGCACAGGGGTGATGGGGAGGGCATGGGGGGGGAGCAGTGCAGCACCTCTGATTTTCTGGGAGGACCTTGGAGAATTCTGTCATTTGCCCAGGCGCGTGAGGGTTCgctggggagggaagcagagccggtgggaagcaggaggaagTTGTACATGGGGAGGTTTTGACTGCACGGATGCAGAGGGGCTGGGTGAAACCACGGACCCAATTTACTGATTTGCTAGCGAGATGTgatgagaaaaacacaaactctCTCTCAAAcgacctttctttttttcagtctctctcccttgcattttttttcctcccagccaGGGATTTTGGATGAAGCGTATTAGTTAATCAGATTCTGAGAAGCAGATGTTAGGtgatttaggaggaaaaaatgaggctTTCTAGTTCGAGCCTCTGCTAGAGCCTACAGTGTGCATTGCAAACCATGTGGCTCTGTTCTTGCTTTGAGAGATTGCTTTGTGCATTTGGGAAGTGCTGGTAATTTTAGCCTAAATCTGAAGTGAGACAGAAAGGGTGGTCTGGAGCCTGGGGACAGGTGGGATGCCTATCTCTGGCGATGGTGACAAGCAGATGTCAGCATACTTTGTGGCTCTGaagcaatgaaaagaaagtCACAGCCTTGAACCCTCTGGGCAGCTCCCCGATGGCTTGAAATGGGGCtaaaaaaaccttgaaaaagaGCTTAAAAGCTTGAAACTGAGCTAAAACGTTCCTTTCCATGCCCTGCTGGATGAGCACAACTTGCCACTCCCAGCAGTGACCATGACATGCAAATTGTCCCTTCACAGCTCTCAAGCCTCCATTTTCCCATGGGGATGATGCTGGGTGGGCTCAGTTCGATGTGCATGCAGGCTTCAGAACTGAGCCAGATTTCAAGATATTACAATTCAATACACCATGATTCAACACACCACAATTGCCTCTGTGGTGGAAATTCGCAGGCTGAACCAGCCCCACCAAGCAAGGGCTTGGGAATTTCCTTGCACGGAGTGCCAGCATGCAGTATTAGGAGTTAAGCACCCTTAATGCTTTTTAAGACTAAGATCATCTCACGGTGCTGACTTTGGATGCAATTTCACAGTCAGCTTAAGCTTCTCTAAGGTTGCTCTGGTGTTGAGAGAGCTCCTGGGCACAGGCTAACTTCTGGGCTCCCAGCAGGACCGAGGAGCGGTGAGCATGGGGTCAGCTCACTGCTCTGGCTGAACAGTCCTGCTCTTCTCACTcagactgattttctttttttctccctgatttAAAAATCAACTTTGGGGTTTagtattaaggaaaaataagaaagcacaaaacagaaagatgtgttgcttctcccagcctggctgctgatGCTGCAGGGGCACTAAGGTGTGGGCTGTCTGCAGCTCTCAGTTGCACTGCACTGTCTGCACCCTGCATTGCCCCGATGCTACATCTCTCCCTGCCAACAGCAGCTTTTCAACAGAGCTGTTGAAACATCAAGTATGAGCTGAATCTGGCCCCatggagagctgcagcccctcaggCATGCTTTAACCCTGGCCATCCCAAGCAGGACACATCtcttgctggggctggaggactCAGTTCTGGGGCTCCTCATCTTCTCAACAGGCTGATTTGGGGGCTAAAACACTGCTGCTCCCCCTGAACATCATTTCTGCCACATTGCCTTGAATGCTCCTCTCTAAAAGTCCCCACATAGGAAAATGGACACAAAAACAGAGCCAGACAGTGCTCTTCAGAGATGGGTACCTAAGAACAGCCATGCTCCATGGCTCTTTTCAAGCAAAGACATATGATCTTTAAGCGGCTTTACCTTGGTTCCTGGTAAGTTCTGGGATTCGTCCCCAGATGCAGCATCTCTTGACTCTGCTGAGGAAACAGCGTGGTTAAGCCATCATCTTGGATCAGGACTCTGGCTCCTGCACAAAGTTTTGCTTTGCACATATAATGCTGACAGCAGAAGACCCAGGATGCTAACATCTTCTGCAGCAGATTTGGGTGTGTAGCTGGTGTGTACCCAATTTGGACAGCAGTGCTTCAGCACAGATGGAGGAGTCCTCTGCAAAGACAGAAGAACAATTTCAGAACCCTGATGGCTCCAGCTCAATAAGGAGGTTTGGGCACCAGCTGTGTCCCGAGATGTGTCCCTGCGGCCCCAGCACGGGACTGGTCcccgcgctgctgctgctccatgcaGACGTGGCCCAAATTGCATTGCTATTCCTGGCAATTGAGGGCATTTGTGTTTTTCACTCCCTTCTGCTGAACGTTGCTGGGTAAGAAAGGCAGCGGGCCCTTGGTGGGCACGTAGAAGTCAGAGCCACTCTGTGTGTCCTCGTGTGGTTTCTTAtgttcagaaaatacatttgggGGAGAAAGAGCTGGAGGCCAAACGAGGGGAAGTAaatgggggtggggtggggaacACGACTAGAAAAGTGCATTTTGGGGTAAATCTCCTCAGAACTGTTCTCTGTTAACTTCCAATTTCCCTTTGTGGTTCTCCCTGAGACTGCCAGCCCAGTCTTGGGAAGAGATCCACCCCATGGcatgaaaaatgctttccagtCTCTCTGAGTAACCTGAGTGTTTAAACCTCATCTTCTTCCTATGGCTGGGAATATCATTTTTACCACAAGGAAGGCCGAGGAGAGCTACAGAGGATGTTGTCCTCTGCCCACCCCAAGTTTTAGATCAAGACAAGGAGTCCCCATTCATGTCCCTCTTCAGGCACATTGGAGGGGTTCTCCAGGGCTGGTGGACGCGCCCTTCTCCTCTTGACCTGCCTTTCTGAAGTCCCAGCCTGGCCTCATTTGGGAATTGCTTTCTAAGTGCCAGGTGACCCAACTCCTGGGGTTCCACCAGGGACTGTCCCAGCTGGATCAGGGGCTGTAGCTAACCGGGACACCTGTGTTTAAtacacagaaccacagaatcacacagaatcacaaaatgttagggattggaagggactttgaaagatcatctagtccaatccccctgccggagcaggaacacctaggtcaggtcacacaggaacgCGTCCAGGTGGGTTTcaaatgtctccagagaaggagactccacaacccccctgggcagcctgttccagtgtcaccctcactgtgaaaaaGTTTCATCTCAAATTTATACGGAACATCctgtgttccagcttgcacccactgccccttgtcctgtcattgggTGTCACtgagagcctggctctgtcctcctgacactcactctttccatatttataaacattaatgaggtcacccctcagtcttTTCCAAGCTAAAGAGTTAAATACCTCCAAATCCTGCTCCAAACACTGGACCTGCACCTGTGATTAGCACACACTTGGAAATGTCTGAAATAGCCCCTCTTGCTCTCAGGGGACTGGTGAGGAAAGTCTGCATGGGATGCCTGAATTCTCCCCTGTCTTCTGCTACTGCCTGACTTCTTATTCTTGGATGCTGTAAGCAGTATTGGGAGGTTTAATAGTGATAGTGAAGCCATCCCAAAAAGGCCCCGCAGGATCTAGGGCTGAAAGATATACTGCAAGTATAATGCCcatgaaaataatgtttgcaTTAAAACATACAGGGTTTTCTGACTGTGGgtttgtttcattctttccaGTAGAGCAAAGCGATCCACATGCACCAttcatctctctctccctgtccATTTGCTTGCAGATCCTCATAGCGTGGGAAAGACGCAAGCTGCTGGTCTCCGACCTGGGGATTTATGCTGCTAATCTGATTAGTGTATGATGGACGTGTCCAGTTGGAAGGAGATGGAGGTGGCACTAGTCAGTTTTGACAACGCTGATCAGATCGTGGAGGATCCCTGTTATTCAAATGATCTCAGTCCTGCTGGGCAGTCGCGGAAAGGCCATCCCAGCTGCGCCAACCTCCTCTCCAACTGGAGAATCCTCATCAACAGCGAAAACGCCAACAATGAGACCATTTTCTCCAGGTTCTCTGCTGAGTTCAGTGAGCACCTGGTGGGGGAACGGGTGGGCATGGAGGAGGGGGACCAACGAGTCATCATCAATATTGCTGGGCTGAGGTTTGAGACGCGGCTCAAGACCCTCAACCAGTTCCCGGAGACCTTGCTTGGGGACCCGGAAAAGAGGATGCGTTACTTCGACTCCATGAGGAATGAATATTTCTTTGACAGGAACAGGCCCAGTTTTGATGGGATCTTGTACTATTACCAGTCTGGTGGGAAAATCCGGCGTCCAGCCAATGTACCTATTGATGTCTTTGCTGATGAAATCACCTTCTATGAGCTGGGTGACGAAGCCATGGACCAGTTCAGGGAGGATGAAGGGTTTATCAAGGACCCCGAGACCCTCTTACCAACCAATGACTTTCATAGGCAATTCTGGCTGCTCTTTGAGTACCCCGAAAGCTCCAGTGCAGCCAGAGGCGTAGCTTTGGTCTCTGTCCTGGTCATTGTCATCTCCATCATCATCTTCTGTATGGAGACCTTGCCAGAGTtcagggaggaaagggaatttAAGTCCACCCAGGAGCTTTCTAAGAATCTGACAGACACCTTGCTGGCCCACAGCACCTTCACAGACCCTTTCTTCGTCATAGAGACTGCCTGCATCATCTGGTTCTCCTTTGAGCTGTTTGTCCGGTTCATTGTGTGCCCCAGCAAGACTGACTTCTTCAGAAACATCATGAATATTATTGATATTGTGTCCATTATCCCCTACTTTGTAACTCTCACCACCGAGCTGATCCAGCAAAGCGAACTCAATGGGCAGCAGAACATGTCCCTGGCCATCCTACGGATCATCCGGCTGGTCAGGGTCTTCCGCATCTTCAAGCTCTCCCGGCACTCCAAGGGGCTGCAGATCCTGGGGCAGACCCTCAAGGCCAGcatgagggagctgggcttgctcatcttcttcctct
This genomic window contains:
- the KCNA10 gene encoding potassium voltage-gated channel subfamily A member 10, which produces MMDVSSWKEMEVALVSFDNADQIVEDPCYSNDLSPAGQSRKGHPSCANLLSNWRILINSENANNETIFSRFSAEFSEHLVGERVGMEEGDQRVIINIAGLRFETRLKTLNQFPETLLGDPEKRMRYFDSMRNEYFFDRNRPSFDGILYYYQSGGKIRRPANVPIDVFADEITFYELGDEAMDQFREDEGFIKDPETLLPTNDFHRQFWLLFEYPESSSAARGVALVSVLVIVISIIIFCMETLPEFREEREFKSTQELSKNLTDTLLAHSTFTDPFFVIETACIIWFSFELFVRFIVCPSKTDFFRNIMNIIDIVSIIPYFVTLTTELIQQSELNGQQNMSLAILRIIRLVRVFRIFKLSRHSKGLQILGQTLKASMRELGLLIFFLFIGVILFSSAVYFAEVDEPQSHFSSIPDGFWWAVVTMTTVGYGDMCPTTLGGKIVGTLCAIAGVLTIALPVPVIVSNFNYFYHRETENEEKQILPAEVERMLTSVVTGNGSMESLNKTNGGYPRDKAKK